CGAGCACGAGCTCGATCACGGCCATCGGGGCGTTGTCGCCCTTGCGGTTCCCGACCTTGGTGATGCGGGTGTAGCCGCCGTCACGCTCGGCCACCAGGGGCGCGATCTCGGTGAAGAGGGTGTGCACGACCTCCTTGTCGCCGATCACGCTCAGCACGCGACGACGCGCGTGCAGGTCGCCGCGCTTGGCGAAGGTGATGAGGCGCTCGGCGAGCGGACGCAGGCGCTTGGCTTTGGTCTCGGTCGTCTTGATGGACTTGTGCGTGTACAGCGCTGCGGCGAGGTTGGCGAGAAGCAGACGCTCGTGGGCCGGGCCGCCTCCGAGGCGGGGACCCTTCGTGGGCTTGGGCATGTCGTGTTACTCCAGTGGAAGGTGCGGTCGGGTCCGACCGGGGTCAGACGGTCTCTTCGTCGTAGCCGCTGTAGAACTGGGCGCCGTCGAAACCGGGCACCGAGTCCTTGAGCGACAGGCC
The DNA window shown above is from Microbacterium proteolyticum and carries:
- the rplQ gene encoding 50S ribosomal protein L17, translated to MPKPTKGPRLGGGPAHERLLLANLAAALYTHKSIKTTETKAKRLRPLAERLITFAKRGDLHARRRVLSVIGDKEVVHTLFTEIAPLVAERDGGYTRITKVGNRKGDNAPMAVIELVLEPVAKKASSASAAAPAAAAAPAAEEPVADEAPAEENTPDEAADAGAESPEEGAAAEAAAEDAVTDDAKA